A window of the Radiobacillus deserti genome harbors these coding sequences:
- a CDS encoding 6-phospho-beta-glucosidase: protein MSGIKVVTIGGGSSYTPELVEGFIKRYEELPISELWLVDIPQGKEKLEIVGNLAKRMVQKASVPMEIHLTLDRKEALSGADFVTTQLRVGLLDARAKDERIPLKYGVIGQETNGPGGLFKGLRTIPVILDICKDIEELCPDAWLINFSNPAGMVTEAVLRYSNIKKTIGLCNVPVGMRMGVAEMLDVAPERVHIDFAGLNHMVYGLNVYLDGKLVTDQVLDILSSGASMTMKNIVDLGWEPDFIKALRVLPCPYHRYYYQTGKMLAQQAEELNEKGTRAEVVQGLEAELFELYKDPTLDIKPPQLEQRGGAYYSDAACNLINSIYNDKNDIQPVNTRNNGAIASIPHDSAVEVNCVITREGPKPIAVGDLPVAVRGLVQQIKSFERVAAEAAVTGDYHKALLAMTINPLVPSDTVAKEMLDEMLEAHKEYLPLFFHEERV from the coding sequence ATGAGTGGGATTAAAGTTGTAACGATTGGTGGAGGATCGAGCTACACACCTGAACTAGTAGAAGGCTTTATTAAAAGGTATGAGGAGCTACCAATTAGTGAGCTTTGGCTAGTCGACATTCCGCAAGGGAAAGAAAAACTTGAAATTGTAGGAAATCTGGCTAAGCGAATGGTTCAAAAAGCCAGTGTCCCTATGGAAATTCACCTAACTTTGGATCGAAAAGAAGCGTTATCTGGAGCTGACTTTGTAACTACTCAGCTTCGAGTCGGTTTGTTAGATGCTCGGGCAAAGGATGAACGAATCCCTCTGAAATATGGAGTGATTGGACAAGAGACGAATGGACCTGGTGGTTTATTTAAAGGATTAAGAACCATCCCAGTTATTTTAGATATTTGTAAGGATATCGAGGAGCTATGTCCAGATGCATGGCTAATAAACTTCTCGAACCCTGCAGGGATGGTCACCGAAGCGGTACTTCGCTATAGCAACATCAAGAAAACTATTGGCTTGTGTAATGTGCCAGTAGGGATGAGAATGGGTGTTGCGGAAATGTTAGATGTCGCTCCAGAACGTGTTCATATAGACTTCGCGGGATTAAACCATATGGTGTACGGTTTAAATGTCTATTTGGATGGAAAACTAGTGACGGACCAAGTGCTTGATATTCTTTCCAGTGGGGCCTCCATGACGATGAAAAATATAGTCGATCTTGGTTGGGAACCGGACTTCATCAAAGCACTTCGCGTGCTTCCTTGTCCGTATCATCGCTATTACTACCAAACAGGCAAAATGCTAGCACAGCAGGCAGAGGAATTAAACGAAAAGGGAACGCGTGCTGAAGTCGTTCAAGGATTAGAAGCAGAATTGTTCGAGCTGTATAAAGACCCGACGTTGGATATAAAACCCCCACAGCTGGAACAAAGAGGCGGAGCATATTATAGTGATGCTGCTTGTAACTTGATTAATTCGATTTATAATGATAAGAATGATATTCAGCCAGTAAATACACGTAATAATGGTGCAATCGCCAGTATTCCTCACGATTCAGCGGTTGAGGTGAATTGTGTGATTACGAGAGAGGGACCCAAACCGATTGCGGTTGGAGACTTGCCGGTTGCGGTTCGTGGACTTGTGCAACAGATTAAGTCATTTGAGCGTGTGGCAGCAGAAGCAGCCGTAACAGGTGATTACCATAAAGCGTTATTAGCCATGACGATAAACCCACTCGTTCCATCAGATACAGTGGCAAAAGAAATGTTAGATGAAATGCTAGAGGCTCATAAGGAGTATTTACCTCTATTTTTTCACGAGGAACGAGTTTAA
- a CDS encoding PTS lactose/cellobiose transporter subunit IIA → MDAITEIAFQIILYAGNGKSSAMEAIQEAKEGNFERADELIQEASEELGKSHEFQTKLLQKEASGEANQINVILIHSQDHLMTAMTVRDLAVEIIEIYRNK, encoded by the coding sequence ATGGATGCAATTACAGAAATAGCGTTTCAAATCATTCTTTATGCTGGAAATGGAAAATCTTCTGCAATGGAAGCCATTCAGGAAGCAAAAGAAGGGAACTTTGAACGAGCGGACGAATTAATACAAGAAGCAAGTGAAGAATTAGGAAAATCTCATGAATTTCAAACGAAACTTCTCCAAAAAGAAGCGAGTGGAGAAGCGAACCAAATCAATGTTATATTAATTCACTCTCAAGACCATCTCATGACCGCTATGACGGTAAGAGACTTGGCCGTTGAAATTATCGAAATTTATCGCAACAAATAA
- a CDS encoding glycoside hydrolase family 1 protein — translation MSITHKFPEGFWWGSATSATQIEGAAHEDGKGLNIWDYWYEKEPNRFFDEVGPQTTSDFYHTYKEDIARMKEIGHNSFRFSISWSRLIPGGEGEVNEKAVTFYNNVIDELLAQGIEPFVNLFHFDMPLELQEIGGWENRKVIDLYVDFANKAFGLFGDRVSKWFTFNEPIVPVEGGYLYDFHYPNIVDAKKAFQVAYNTMIANAKAIKAFRNHSIKDGKIGIILNLTPSYPRSQNPADLKAANIADLFFNRSFLDPAVLGEYPKELIDVLKEHGHLPTVEAEDKQLLKENTVDILGVNYYQPRRVKAKESLPNPYGPFMPDWFFDNYEMPGRKMNPYRGWEIYEKGIYDIMINLKENYGNIESFISENGMGVQNEERFLKDGRIEDDYRIDFIKGHLTWLHKAIHEGCNAKGYHLWTFMDNWSWMNAYKNRYGFFSVNLETKERTAKKSAYWIKEVAKNNGF, via the coding sequence ATGTCTATCACTCACAAGTTTCCAGAAGGATTTTGGTGGGGGAGCGCTACATCTGCAACTCAGATTGAAGGAGCAGCACATGAAGACGGAAAAGGGTTAAACATTTGGGACTATTGGTATGAGAAAGAGCCAAACCGCTTCTTTGATGAAGTAGGTCCACAAACAACATCTGATTTCTATCATACGTACAAAGAAGATATTGCAAGAATGAAAGAGATTGGACACAATTCCTTCCGGTTTTCGATTTCTTGGTCGCGACTTATCCCAGGAGGAGAAGGCGAGGTTAATGAAAAAGCTGTTACATTCTATAACAACGTGATCGATGAGTTATTGGCGCAAGGTATTGAGCCATTTGTGAACCTATTTCACTTCGACATGCCATTAGAACTACAAGAGATTGGTGGCTGGGAAAATCGTAAAGTGATCGATTTATATGTAGATTTTGCGAATAAAGCATTTGGGTTGTTTGGGGATCGTGTATCAAAATGGTTTACATTTAACGAGCCAATTGTGCCAGTTGAAGGTGGATATTTATATGACTTCCATTATCCGAATATAGTGGATGCGAAAAAGGCTTTTCAGGTAGCTTACAATACAATGATTGCAAACGCTAAGGCCATTAAAGCGTTCCGGAACCACTCCATTAAAGATGGAAAAATTGGGATTATCCTTAATTTAACTCCTTCTTATCCGAGAAGCCAAAATCCAGCAGATTTAAAAGCGGCGAATATTGCAGATTTATTCTTTAATCGTAGCTTCTTAGACCCAGCTGTACTTGGAGAGTATCCTAAAGAATTAATTGACGTATTGAAAGAGCATGGACACCTTCCAACTGTGGAAGCAGAGGACAAACAATTACTCAAAGAAAATACGGTGGATATTTTAGGTGTCAATTACTATCAACCGCGCCGTGTGAAGGCGAAAGAAAGCTTACCAAATCCGTATGGGCCGTTTATGCCTGATTGGTTCTTTGACAACTATGAGATGCCAGGAAGAAAAATGAATCCGTATCGTGGATGGGAAATCTACGAAAAAGGTATTTATGACATTATGATTAACCTGAAAGAAAACTACGGTAACATTGAGTCATTCATCTCTGAAAACGGAATGGGTGTACAGAATGAAGAGCGCTTCTTGAAGGATGGTAGAATTGAAGATGACTACCGTATTGATTTCATTAAGGGACACTTAACGTGGTTGCATAAAGCGATTCATGAGGGCTGTAACGCGAAAGGGTATCATCTATGGACTTTTATGGACAACTGGTCTTGGATGAATGCTTATAAGAACCGTTACGGATTCTTCTCTGTTAATTTAGAAACAAAAGAACGCACAGCAAAAAAGAGTGCGTATTGGATAAAAGAAGTAGCGAAAAATAACGGGTTTTAA